The DNA region TATCAAAGGTGAAAGCTCTGTTGACGCTGGCAGGCATTTCGTCAATGGTTGAATAGTGAAATTCATGACCCTGGAGTGTCTTATTGGAACCAAAAATACAGTCTGCTCCGCTGGTTGATACTGTGCGGTAGCCCAGTTTGGCCAGGCGATTGTGCATGTGCGACCTTACTGGAAAGATACCGGCCAGTGGCCAGAAGTTTTTCTGATGGTCGAAAATTCCTTCGGTTAAATACATGAAACCGCCGCACTCAGCATATAATGGCCGGTTGGTTGAGGACCACTGTTTGATTTGCGTGAGCATCGTGGTGTTTTCAGACAAATC from Desulfobulbaceae bacterium includes:
- a CDS encoding cobyrinate a,c-diamide synthase, whose product is DEAFCFYYQDNFDILESLGAELVFFSPLRNTDLPPDIDGLYLGGGYPELYASDLSENTTMLTQIKQWSSTNRPLYAECGGFMYLTEGIFDHQKNFWPLAGIFPVRSHMHNRLAKLGYRTVSTSGADCIFGSNKTLQGHEFHYSTIDEMPASVNRAFTFDTGVQEGYITNNTLGTYLHQHFGADPGIAENFINFCQRNSLCQ